In Platichthys flesus chromosome 6, fPlaFle2.1, whole genome shotgun sequence, the genomic stretch aataacttttttgtttgtttaaagaaataaagtcaAAGCGATACTGTggataaacaaacattaaagaaTATTAGGAGTGGTCTGCAGCACTCTGGCTTTATGCATGTTTCATTTGACAATAAGGCAAATAAGACACAGATGCCTATGTCTCAGGAGGTAAAGAGGATTGTTCCTCTTACCAGAAGgccggtggtttgatccccactTCTGCCAATCAGTATTCCAAGGTACTGAACCCCATTTTGCTACAACAATGGTGTGTAGCAGTAAAAACGCTGTGCATTGAAGCACTGCATGgaacgagtgtgtgtgaatgggtgaataagacagctgtaaagtgaaaatCCATTGAATATAATAGaaaagtgtatatataaatacagtcctTTTACCATTTACCACAGGCTTGGGAGGCCTGTAGCTTCTGAGTAAGTGTCTGTGGAGCATGACTATAGattacataaagatggacagtgttgtgcatgaacgaacgcaaaagaacgtgCTCATTGAACGCGTCCACCTTTATGAGaatgatgaactgaacgcaactcaatgacaaataatgaatttaaacggtgaacacgttcatattgtagcgtcctcgcgtatagacaacaggaaacctctctttatgtgtaactttattaaagtccagcgaacacgacacacttattgttcgtaactccgaaaCTCCTGTCATCCACGACTGTATTCTTCAccccccttcctcattcacccttgatacgccaactcatcagccaatgagagcctggcatcacacatatgcagaccaatcaagcaacgtattccaagtgttttcttctttgaccAGTGTCTCCGCTCAGatccacacaacttggtagaaggaagcttcatggatcagagatctgttgagCCGTATAGTGAATTAATCtcgaatcttctctcaaaaaatatccccccccccccccccccactgggctATTATCTAACAATAGGTTCCATCCAGTATCttaaagccaaaaatataaaagaaacttttaagtaaggctggcAAATATATGttgtaaagtagaaaatattttctctgaagtgtttatcaaaagcagcataaaatgacaccgacacacacacacacgataatttgtccattGTCTTAGTGTGCTAAGTTCACTGTGGAAACCATCAGCTGAAGTGGTGTAGTTGGTTAAGTGTCTGGGCCTTATAAAGAGAGACCTGGGTTAGAATCCCATACCTTCCCATTTTCAAGTTGGAAATATATTAAACTCTTAATATTGGCAGAACTTCTCattttaattgcaaaatatcttacactatgttgatgctggtcttcacaggtgactgacctacgcaagcctgtagccgcctaccccccacaggagataatgtgcctgtgtgtgtggtcgcgGCGCTTCCTGGTTCATCCCGGCACaacgctgccggtgcgaacagcccaagtatttaacatgggcaaGGAAAcgaggcggaccgcttttcgcagcgcttctacctccagtgcgtccccggggttagaggatgatggtgtgacgttaatgtattgttttacattgcatgtgtcacgtctcctatgtcgcctgtaccaggagccgcccctgtcactggtgatcttggctcgctgtctggccggtaaccagccgtccggaccgctccatgaataaggaggaggagatgtttctttacttggaatgcagacacttcatttctcggatatacagagcaacactcgcatcacctatttaagtggtccgtcacttctcgttataaacacacttttagcttattttcccacaataccctggtgcactacgtcacacactacaaactttccttaaaggggcaggccatacctgcgacacaacagctctcggtctcatatacagatggcaggAGAAAGCCATCTGTGCTCTCAACGTGGCTTGCTGCAGTACAGGtaataaatcccacctcctatATGTCAATGGTTGGGAGACTGACGAAACTACAAAGTCAACGTACAAGCCAAACAAATCTTCTCTTATCACACTGTTGTTTATTCAAGTGTTAACTTTCCCATGTACATTTGATTTCAGTAAATTATTTGATCATGTATaaatggggtgaaatgtcatgattgacagctgagactgactcctgattggtcgagcttgtTTACTGAAAGGGTCTCACAGAGGCTCCATCCCCTTATTGCTCCTGTCACTACTGGCTCCCATTGAGCTagatggcagcgttcacatCCCACCATCCTTTTGGCTTCCTACCTGGAtatggaggaagtggagatgcatcaaTCTTTATGTTCAGTCAATGAATTTGACATCCGACATACTGTTCATACATCAGTGAAGATCCCCCTTAATGAAAGTAAAATGTGACGTGAGCAGGATTATATACCCTGAGGTATGAGCAGACAGGGTTGAACaatggcagcagcagtgatCCGTTAGGGGGGCCTTTACTCCCAGTGGCCCCCGTTGTATGCACATGTTTCCCATTTGATTTCGGTGTTAGCATGATGCTTTAACTGTTCTTCTTGAGACGGATGCATTAGACAGAGGTGTTTGCAGCAGCCGAGCCACAGAGAAgctcctcctgtttcttctgaGAAACCACAGACAGTGATGAGTCGCCTCTCGCCTGAAAGACAACGCCGTGGGTTTGAGTGCCTCCTGGCGCAGGAAGAGGAAAACGAAGTTGACGCTAGTAGCTTGTAGCTTAGCCATGAAACCCTGCCGCAGCCAAACCTAGCTCCCCGACGCTCAGCGCACACACCCAACAGCCTGACTGGCTAATGTGCTGGAGCTGTTAAACACCACCGGGTCCGATGGTGAGCGAACTCGTGCCTCCATATGGCTTTATCTTTGGGTTTGGGTACATTATTTGGGCGGTAGCATGTCGCCCAGCTAGGCTGCTAACCCTCTGGCTGGGCTCCGTTATGTAGCCACTTCGCTACCTGACACGGCTGACGTTGACGTCAAAACAACGGGTGCTGTCCAGCCGCGCAGTTCAGAGTAACGTCAGTTCAATGTCAAATCacttgttttgtctttggaaGCTCATGTTGTAGCCTCGCCAACGAGACACCGTTCATATACGCAACGCTTAGCTTGCCATGCTAGCTGGTGCTAGCGTTTTGACGTTAGCCAGCTGGTAAGTGGTCCGGTCTGTCAGAGAGTAAAGCAGGGACgggtttttaaagttttgtccGCTGTGTGCAGTGAACGCTAACCGtgcgtgtgtttctgcaggtttatGAGACTGTGCAGCCATGGGTGACATGAAAACCCCCGATTTTGACGATCTCCTGGCCGCCTTTGACATCCCAGATGCCACAGGGTTGGATGCCAAAGAGCCCATCCAAGGGAGTCATGAGGAGACGGAGAGTCAGCTGAAGCACTCGGGGATATGTCTGGATGACGGCCTGTTGAGCAACCAGGCTGTCACCACACCAGAAATACCTGTTGTGAGtgttattgtgaaaaacacaagtCGTCAGGAGTCGCTGGAAGATTTTGGTGACAGGCTTCACTCTGGATCGGCACAGCAGAACGGATTCAGGGGACAAGAAACCTCGATTGACCCTGTTGAAATAAGCAATTCTGGCTTCTCCAAAGCCCTTGCCTCCGCTCTGAATGGGGAGAGTTCAAGAGATTTTATCGGAAATGCGCCTGTTCAGGCCAAACCTGATGGAAGAGCAATATTTTCCCACTCACTCTCTAATTTTAGCCCCATTTCCAGTCCTGAGTCTGAAGACACTCGGTGTAGTCGTGATGAAATGCATCCAAAACAAGAGAGAACCTGTTTCCCAGAGGCTCCGGCGTTGGTGGAGCCTTCAGTGCCAGACATTAGAAAAAGTTTGGACCTCAGCATGTTTGATGACTGTCCAAAGGACTCCAATAATCCCAGGAACACTCAAAGAAGCGGAGCTGATAGTAGCAGGAGTGAGGAGCTGTCGGACATCTGTGGCAGCAACGAAATAGATGTAACACCTAGAGCACACAGTGCACTTCCCCCGCTAAGCCGTAACCAGAAATTTATTGAGACCAACTGCAATTCTGGAACCACGATGGATGTTCCCACCTCTTATCCTCTTGCTAAATCGCAGCCATCTAAATTATCCTCTTGCCTGGAGGCTTTGGTCGCCCTGAACGCTAGAAAAGATCCCAGCGAGCCGACGAATCCCAGAGAGAAGCGGTCAGCCCACAACGACTGCATGAAGGCCAGCCCCAAGGTCCCCATATCCCCACTGAGCCCCAGAAGTCCACTTGAAGCTGTGAAACGTTTAATGAAACCCCCCGATAGCCCCATGAGCATCTGCAGTGATAGCAGTGGCAAAGCATCTCCCGCAGTAGCATCTGAGTCACCCCCTGTCATACCCAGGGTCCGAATTAAGACCATCAAAACCACAACTGGGCAAATCAAGCGCACAGTGACCAGTGTGCTACCTGATTCTGAAACCGACGAAGTCCATTCTACATATGAATCCTCTCCGTCTCAGAGTATGATTAGTGAGGACTCTTACTGTAACATGTCGCCTCATCAGCCTCGGAGTGTGGCTGCTGATGTTGGAATACAGAATAAAAGCTCCAGGACTAGTGCATCTTCACCAAAAGTCTTACACAAGAAGCCCCAAGCAAACCCCAAAAGGTCAGGCACAAAACAATCCACCACAGCATTTCATAATACTGGTAGTTCTGTCAAAAGATCTGGTGCACATCAGGGGCCGAAACCAAAGAGAGTGTCCGCCACAACAGGCCATACAACCAGCACAAGCTTCCTTCCCAAAGCAATGCACCTAGCTAGTTTGAACCTGGTCCCACACAGCGTGGCTGCTTCAGTAGCCGCACGCTCCACCTCCCACCAACAAAgccaacacacactctcctccaaCGTGGACAGCACAGTCCCGCTGGTGCATCAGGTCAAAACAGCTAAGCCCAACCCTCGCACGTCCATTCctaacacagcagcaggaaccTTAAACCGACTGTTGAACAATGCCAACCCTGTGCCTACGTACGTGCCCAACCTGAACCCCCCTCCAGAGAGCAATATCAACCTACCGCCACGCGGGTACTGCTGCCTCGAGTGCGGCGACTCCTTCGGGGTGGAGAGGAGTCTTGCGTTTCACTACGGCAGGAGGAGCGTTCACATTGAAGTAGGATGTACACACTGTGCAAAGACGCTGGTGTTCTTCAACAAGTGCGCCTTACTGGCACATGCCCGGGAGCACAAAAACAACGGCATGGTGATGCAGTGCACGCAGCTCCATATGAAACCCATAGCAGAGGAACAAATGTTTGCCCCCTTGAGCACCGAACCTGTGAATGCCGACTCGTACGCCTCGCCGTCGCCCTCAGCTAAGATCCAACCTGTGCTGCCCTTATATCCAGACAACGTTATTCGCCACAGACTCCGATGCTTGGAGTGCAACAAGCAGTTACCTGACCACAAAGCCCTCGCAGGACACTACCAGAGACCGTCAGAAGATGCGGAGGAACTAGTGAGTTTCAGCtaaatatttaagtatttaatgtattttccaaTTCTCACACTTGTCtcttgtattcttttttttttaaacacagacatGTAAGGTTTGTTCAATGCTGCTACCCAACAAGTGTAGCTTCAAAGCTCACCAACGCATCCATGCACACAAATCCCCTTACTGCTGCCCTGAGTGTGGCGCCCTGAGTCGCTCCGCAGACATACAGAAGCACGTCAAGGAAAACTGTCTGCACTACTCACGCAAGGCTTGGTACAagtaagcttccaaatatgaaaTGCTTCATCAAAAGGTCTCGGTCAAAAACAGTGTTACGGAAAAGTGCCATTATGTTTCCTCATTTTCCCCCAGATGTCTTCACTGTGATATGGTTTTCAAGTCCTTTCAAGGACAAAAGACTCACATCTCAGAGAAACACTGCGCGGTCTTCTACAAGTGCCCCATGTGTCCGGTGGCCTTAAAGACGTCTGACAGCTGTGAACTGcatctgaaaaataaacacagtggGAGCAAATCAACTCCTCAGTAAGTTAGCGACACATGACCTGACTTGTAAAGaaaattgtacattttgtttaacagtttgttttaatgGTATTCTCTTTGGTTTACAGGTTAATCTTTAAGTGTTCTTGTGAGACCATCTTCAAGAAAAAGCAGTCGCTGATTCAGCATTTCCATCAGAACGCTCACAAGCGTGTCACCTGTGTGTTCAAGTGTCCAGAAT encodes the following:
- the znf592 gene encoding zinc finger protein 592, with product MGDMKTPDFDDLLAAFDIPDATGLDAKEPIQGSHEETESQLKHSGICLDDGLLSNQAVTTPEIPVVSVIVKNTSRQESLEDFGDRLHSGSAQQNGFRGQETSIDPVEISNSGFSKALASALNGESSRDFIGNAPVQAKPDGRAIFSHSLSNFSPISSPESEDTRCSRDEMHPKQERTCFPEAPALVEPSVPDIRKSLDLSMFDDCPKDSNNPRNTQRSGADSSRSEELSDICGSNEIDVTPRAHSALPPLSRNQKFIETNCNSGTTMDVPTSYPLAKSQPSKLSSCLEALVALNARKDPSEPTNPREKRSAHNDCMKASPKVPISPLSPRSPLEAVKRLMKPPDSPMSICSDSSGKASPAVASESPPVIPRVRIKTIKTTTGQIKRTVTSVLPDSETDEVHSTYESSPSQSMISEDSYCNMSPHQPRSVAADVGIQNKSSRTSASSPKVLHKKPQANPKRSGTKQSTTAFHNTGSSVKRSGAHQGPKPKRVSATTGHTTSTSFLPKAMHLASLNLVPHSVAASVAARSTSHQQSQHTLSSNVDSTVPLVHQVKTAKPNPRTSIPNTAAGTLNRLLNNANPVPTYVPNLNPPPESNINLPPRGYCCLECGDSFGVERSLAFHYGRRSVHIEVGCTHCAKTLVFFNKCALLAHAREHKNNGMVMQCTQLHMKPIAEEQMFAPLSTEPVNADSYASPSPSAKIQPVLPLYPDNVIRHRLRCLECNKQLPDHKALAGHYQRPSEDAEELTCKVCSMLLPNKCSFKAHQRIHAHKSPYCCPECGALSRSADIQKHVKENCLHYSRKAWYKCLHCDMVFKSFQGQKTHISEKHCAVFYKCPMCPVALKTSDSCELHLKNKHSGSKSTPQLIFKCSCETIFKKKQSLIQHFHQNAHKRVTCVFKCPECNSVFPQKQLLMQHFKSVHVGNMTAETEKNRQSDKTDAQQQKSHNPVKPSENPRKKAEQDSRPRVKPTGWTCGECLQWFSERESYVSHAKTKHGKSVKKYPCRHCEQSFNSPTSLRRHIRNDHDGKKKNYTCWYCTDTKTIFTSSVILKNHISLMHGIKNPDLGQMPKTANRESKKALGKGLVSERPAVVKQGKQGQDLTGSVEAPSAKRLKSQFRCSKCGFITDDSTQFQQHIPQHKSDENTPQCLHCGLCFTSVLSLNRHLFIVHKVKDKGQEGTGDRKEKGVEVREKEEDNRPVRSLEVDNSLPELHDTEPSQADEPANLHFDKTTDCNLKLSSHSHTPTVSLR